A genomic segment from Bacteroidota bacterium encodes:
- a CDS encoding outer membrane beta-barrel protein, translating to MLRKLQLTISLLLISCAASLAQTGALKITVKDSKTGEAIPFASVVVEAGGSQVGAGQTDFDGIVTVKPLPLGKVNVKASYVGYAPMQVSNVVVNDNKTEYVTVNMASSVQEIKEFTITEYVVPLVDPNTIQGKTVTRDQYKNMATRNVNSVAAQTAGVYQADEGRAVSVRGGRSNVDRNNTDTRGGANGTPTESSTKIFIDGQRVIGSSNLPTNEVEQISVLVSGLPAQYGDATSGVINITTRGPQSSYHGGIEVTSSQLTDAFGYNNAEFNFSGPILSKYDSTTKAKSAKLGFSIGGQVNTEKDANPSAIGSWKVKDDVLRDLEENPLRESPTSSTATIQNADYLTINDLEKTKARQNVRQNTGVINGKILYKPTKNFNFVVGGTYDYRKTHDYNFANSLMNSDKNATTTTTTWRVYGRITQKFGNNDKENKDDKSASIIKNAYYTLQAGYTRYGRLGEDAEHKDNFFNYGHVGRFVTDVVRANDFNGNHIGYNYLVSEFDGSNSSNPVAANYTEQYRSLKGLDADNRKSLATIQNGGGVLNGIFTPDVYSLWRSPGYQMAGRYSKTDNRQFQIKADFSADIKNHSVQLGFEYEQRNESFWQFLPTDIWTLMYNLANQHISQLDTLVDLGGGLHPNLYVEEAQTNFDRKFREKLGLSRNSLDWIDINSYDPDMYSIDLFSADELLNDGNNKISYYGFDYKGNKLKSKTSLKDFFSKFDDTNGNGVKDGDENYNRDINAYTPIYMAGYIQDHFDFRDLKFNVGLRVDRFDANQQVLEDPYVFFETYKAGDVKEIKGKSVNHPDNIGEDYVVYVDNIKSPTRIVGYRDGDDWYNSDGSEQADPTVFEVAGGGIVQPYLVNPDQSDPNSIKSDKFDPSKSFVDFEPQVTLMPRIAFSFPISDVANFFAHYDVLSQRPPQRFRMDPLDYFFIETTNQFAISNPNLKPEKTTDYELGYSQVLSKSSAITLSGFYREMKNMIQQVRINKAYPRTYMTFGNVDFGTVKGLSITYDLRRVNNVQLTASYTLQFADGTGSSATGANNLASAGVPNLRTTIPLDFDQRHVIVTNFDYRYSSGTAYNGPRWFGKEVFANTGANLTFRAGSGTPYSQQSNITQGDADLGNVSMGVSQTGFLKGSINGARLPWQYRLDLRVDRNFDIKFGKGDEENRKTSRLNVYVQVLNLLNTKNILRVYKATGNPDDDGYLNSAISQVSVAARTNEESYRDLYSLKVNDPSNYSLPRRIRIGFELTF from the coding sequence ATGCTAAGGAAATTACAACTTACAATTAGTCTGTTATTAATTAGTTGCGCAGCCAGCTTGGCGCAAACAGGAGCCTTAAAAATTACCGTTAAGGATTCAAAAACCGGTGAAGCAATTCCTTTTGCTAGCGTGGTAGTAGAGGCAGGTGGCTCACAAGTGGGTGCCGGACAAACTGATTTTGACGGTATTGTAACCGTGAAACCATTACCCCTTGGTAAAGTAAACGTTAAGGCATCTTATGTTGGATATGCTCCAATGCAGGTTTCAAACGTTGTTGTTAATGATAATAAGACCGAGTATGTTACAGTTAACATGGCTTCATCAGTTCAAGAGATTAAGGAATTTACCATCACAGAGTATGTTGTTCCTTTAGTTGACCCTAACACTATACAAGGTAAAACAGTTACACGCGACCAGTATAAGAATATGGCTACACGAAATGTTAATTCGGTAGCTGCACAAACTGCAGGTGTGTATCAAGCAGATGAAGGTCGTGCTGTAAGTGTTCGTGGAGGTCGTTCAAATGTAGATAGAAACAATACTGATACACGAGGTGGGGCGAATGGAACACCAACTGAAAGTTCAACCAAAATTTTTATTGATGGTCAACGTGTTATCGGTTCTTCAAATTTACCAACTAACGAGGTAGAACAAATATCAGTATTGGTTAGTGGTCTGCCAGCACAATATGGTGATGCAACTTCAGGAGTTATTAATATTACAACACGTGGACCACAAAGCTCTTATCATGGAGGTATTGAAGTTACAAGTTCACAATTGACCGATGCTTTCGGTTATAACAACGCAGAATTTAACTTTTCTGGTCCTATACTTAGCAAATACGATTCAACAACAAAAGCCAAATCTGCGAAGCTAGGTTTCAGTATCGGAGGTCAGGTAAATACCGAAAAGGATGCTAACCCTTCTGCAATTGGTTCATGGAAAGTAAAAGATGATGTATTGCGTGACCTTGAAGAGAATCCATTACGAGAAAGTCCAACAAGTTCTACTGCAACCATTCAAAATGCAGATTATTTAACTATTAATGATTTGGAAAAAACCAAAGCACGTCAAAATGTTAGACAAAATACAGGTGTAATTAATGGAAAAATTTTATATAAACCTACAAAGAACTTTAATTTTGTTGTTGGTGGTACTTATGATTACAGAAAAACACATGATTACAATTTTGCGAATTCATTAATGAATTCTGATAAAAATGCAACTACAACAACTACCACCTGGCGTGTATATGGAAGAATTACACAAAAATTCGGAAACAACGATAAAGAAAATAAAGATGATAAGTCTGCTTCCATTATTAAAAACGCCTATTATACTTTACAAGCTGGATATACTAGATATGGTCGCTTAGGAGAAGATGCCGAACATAAAGACAACTTTTTTAATTATGGGCACGTGGGTCGATTTGTTACTGATGTTGTTCGTGCAAATGACTTTAATGGAAATCATATTGGTTATAACTATCTGGTATCAGAGTTTGATGGAAGCAACTCTTCGAACCCTGTTGCTGCTAATTATACTGAACAATATAGAAGTTTAAAAGGGCTTGATGCAGATAATAGAAAAAGTTTGGCAACCATTCAAAATGGAGGAGGAGTATTAAACGGAATATTTACTCCGGATGTGTATTCGTTGTGGAGAAGTCCAGGTTATCAGATGGCAGGTAGATATAGTAAAACAGACAACCGACAATTTCAAATCAAAGCAGATTTTAGTGCAGATATTAAGAACCATTCGGTACAATTAGGTTTTGAATACGAGCAAAGAAATGAGAGTTTTTGGCAATTTTTGCCAACCGATATCTGGACATTAATGTACAATTTGGCTAACCAACATATCAGCCAGTTAGATACTTTAGTTGACTTAGGAGGTGGATTGCATCCAAATTTATATGTTGAAGAGGCACAAACTAATTTTGACAGAAAATTCCGTGAAAAGCTTGGGTTAAGTAGAAATAGCCTTGATTGGATTGACATCAACTCTTACGATCCTGATATGTATTCCATTGATTTATTTAGTGCAGATGAATTATTAAACGACGGTAATAATAAAATATCTTATTATGGTTTCGATTATAAGGGAAATAAATTAAAAAGTAAAACAAGTTTGAAAGACTTCTTTAGCAAATTTGATGACACTAATGGTAATGGTGTTAAAGATGGAGATGAAAATTATAATCGAGATATTAATGCATATACGCCTATCTATATGGCCGGTTATATACAAGACCATTTCGATTTTAGAGATTTAAAGTTTAATGTTGGTTTACGTGTTGACCGTTTCGATGCAAATCAACAAGTACTCGAAGATCCTTATGTGTTTTTTGAAACATACAAAGCTGGTGATGTAAAAGAAATTAAAGGTAAATCAGTAAATCATCCAGATAATATTGGTGAAGATTATGTAGTTTACGTTGATAATATTAAATCGCCAACTCGTATAGTTGGTTATCGAGATGGTGATGATTGGTATAATTCAGATGGATCTGAACAAGCTGACCCAACAGTATTTGAAGTTGCAGGAGGTGGTATTGTTCAACCTTATTTAGTAAATCCTGACCAAAGCGACCCTAACTCAATTAAAAGTGACAAGTTTGATCCTAGCAAAAGTTTCGTTGATTTCGAACCTCAAGTAACCTTAATGCCTCGTATTGCATTCTCTTTCCCAATTAGTGACGTTGCAAATTTCTTTGCTCATTATGATGTTCTTAGTCAACGTCCTCCGCAACGTTTCAGAATGGATCCCTTGGATTATTTCTTTATAGAAACAACCAATCAATTTGCTATTAGTAATCCAAACTTGAAGCCTGAAAAAACCACAGACTACGAATTAGGATACAGTCAAGTTTTGAGTAAGAGTTCGGCAATAACACTTTCTGGTTTTTACCGAGAAATGAAAAATATGATTCAACAGGTTCGCATTAATAAGGCTTATCCTCGTACCTATATGACTTTTGGAAATGTTGACTTCGGAACTGTAAAAGGTTTAAGTATTACTTATGATTTGCGTAGAGTAAATAATGTGCAACTTACTGCTAGTTATACTTTGCAATTTGCTGATGGAACTGGTTCTAGCGCTACCGGAGCTAACAATTTGGCAAGTGCCGGGGTCCCAAATTTAAGAACAACTATTCCTCTTGATTTTGATCAACGCCATGTGATTGTTACGAATTTTGATTATCGTTATTCTTCAGGTACAGCATACAATGGTCCGCGTTGGTTTGGTAAAGAAGTTTTTGCCAACACCGGTGCGAACCTTACATTCAGAGCTGGTTCAGGGACTCCATATAGCCAACAAAGCAATATCACTCAAGGAGATGCCGACTTAGGAAACGTAAGTATGGGTGTTTCTCAAACAGGTTTCTTAAAAGGATCTATCAACGGAGCTCGATTACCTTGGCAATATAGATTGGACTTACGTGTAGACCGAAACTTTGACATTAAATTTGGCAAAGGCGATGAAGAAAACAGAAAAACTTCACGTTTGAATGTATATGTTCAAGTTTTGAACTTATTGAATACAAAAAACATTTTACGTGTGTATAAAGCAACCGGTAACCCTGATGATGATGGATATTTGAATTCAGCAATAAGTCAGGTTTCAGTTGCTGCTCGAACAAACGAAGAATCGTACCGCGATTTATATAGCTTAAAAGTAAACGATCCTTCAAACTATAGTTTACCACGCAGAATCAGAATTGGATTTGAGTTAACATTTTAA
- a CDS encoding T9SS C-terminal target domain-containing protein → MKNKNKFLIAFTTFCVVAQAVYSRENIGQFPKKTAGINSLAPQKLAASCSQSGSRIDLDLNNVRTKILGGGDMWWDLNDVKYEIPKDSKKHSLFAGSLWIGGLSQGSNLKVAAMTYRQSGNDFWPGPLDVTNASVESQVCAQYDRHFVITRKEVEEFKTSYEAQGSGVTVPAAIEGWPAFDRYGNANITQKLAPFYDADQNDEYNPSGGDYPGYSFKNEMGDCKTQAQLFGDRTLWWVFNDKGNVHTESDGSQVGLEIHAQAFAFSTNDEINNMTFYQYQIFNRSSDKLDSCYLGMWVDPDMGNPNDDFIGCDVARGLGFCYNGDADDDGNGENHYGLNPPAIGIDYFQGPLADPDTIDNPASSTFNGTGYGDGIVDNERLGMEKFMFYKNDFSLEGNPQNTSHFYGYLKGRWKDNNPITYGGSGRLSSTILCNFMFPWDTDPNNPGNNWTMTAQADGRFIHSSGIFTLKPGAVNIVTVGAVWAQASSGGPIASVNLMKAADDKAQRLFDNCFEVLNGPDAPDLTFRELDKEIIIFLSNKKNSNNYQDKYIELDPGIASPPGQVPPYDPYYRFQGYQIFQMRNGDASVADIYNPDLARLVAQSDIKDGVSQLVNFKYEPSINANIPQVEVIGEDKGIAKSFRIKEDAFATGDKRLINHKKYYYLALAYGYNNYKTYDQQDPLTFDGQKSPYKAGRNNVGKGGKPYTVIPHIIAPENNGTIANSEYGMQPQITRIEGQGNGGFALEMTDESENAILTDPNFKHVTYKAGAGPVNIKVVDPLAIKPANYVLKLITPGFTPTSINKAGWTITNTNTGETLTSENTIDVGAEQLTNWGFSVNLTQSFDPGTAESVNNGFISGTMEFADPGKRWLTGLPDADFPFPVNWIRAGTVSNTPADVLNDDYDNIDIGSVYESVIPANIGYGAGGTWAPYRLCATTTVATVPGSPSPGVFGGPAYADATIMNNTSNFSNLASVDVVITNDRSKWTRCVVFETNDDTVQSPTLYGTKKFDLRNAASVDKDGFPDNSGTRGMSWFPGYAINIETGERLNMAFGEDSHFDGVSSLTNENGADMKWNPTSNVDFNNIFNTTPNPALGGKHYIYVFNNNMINDKNLAVDTNDVPAYDSCRFVYNKMKLGNFHPNNLVKRLVFKDIIWTSIPLLAQNQQLLACDVRIKLRVTKPYENNYAASGYKIDKSINNLGPQANPASNNNYPMYSFDTYNFAPKTYDKETAENALQLINVVPNPYYAYSAYEQNQVDNQIKITNLPQKCNIRIYTMNGTLIREFKKDEALTSLNWDLKNQVGIPVSSGAYLIHIDVPNVGEKVLRWFGAMRPLDLDTY, encoded by the coding sequence ATGAAAAACAAGAATAAATTTTTAATAGCTTTTACAACATTTTGTGTAGTTGCTCAAGCTGTTTATTCAAGAGAAAATATTGGTCAGTTTCCTAAAAAAACAGCCGGAATAAATTCGCTTGCACCACAAAAGCTGGCAGCTTCCTGTTCTCAAAGTGGTTCGAGAATAGACTTAGATTTAAATAATGTTCGTACCAAAATACTTGGTGGGGGTGATATGTGGTGGGATTTAAATGATGTGAAATACGAAATTCCTAAGGATTCAAAAAAGCACTCTTTGTTTGCAGGATCGCTTTGGATTGGAGGCCTTTCACAAGGTTCAAATTTAAAAGTTGCTGCTATGACATATCGTCAAAGTGGTAACGATTTTTGGCCTGGACCATTGGACGTTACCAATGCCTCTGTTGAATCACAAGTATGTGCTCAGTACGACCGTCACTTTGTAATAACACGTAAAGAGGTTGAAGAATTCAAAACAAGTTATGAGGCGCAAGGTAGTGGTGTTACAGTGCCTGCAGCAATAGAAGGTTGGCCGGCATTTGATAGATATGGCAATGCCAACATTACTCAAAAGCTTGCTCCATTTTATGATGCCGATCAAAATGATGAATACAATCCATCAGGAGGTGACTATCCGGGTTATAGTTTTAAAAATGAAATGGGCGATTGTAAAACACAAGCACAATTATTTGGAGATCGCACGCTTTGGTGGGTATTTAATGATAAGGGAAATGTTCATACCGAGTCAGATGGTTCACAGGTTGGTCTTGAGATTCATGCACAAGCTTTTGCCTTTAGCACCAACGACGAAATTAATAACATGACTTTTTATCAATACCAAATTTTCAATCGCTCATCTGATAAATTGGATTCTTGTTATTTAGGAATGTGGGTTGACCCGGATATGGGTAATCCAAATGACGACTTTATTGGTTGTGATGTTGCTCGTGGTTTAGGATTTTGTTATAATGGAGATGCAGACGATGATGGAAATGGTGAAAATCACTATGGTTTAAATCCTCCTGCAATAGGTATTGATTATTTTCAAGGCCCTTTAGCAGATCCTGATACTATTGATAATCCAGCAAGTTCAACTTTCAATGGTACCGGCTACGGTGATGGTATCGTGGATAATGAGCGTTTGGGTATGGAGAAATTTATGTTTTATAAAAACGATTTCTCTTTAGAAGGTAATCCCCAAAATACTTCTCATTTTTATGGCTACCTAAAAGGTAGATGGAAAGATAATAACCCAATTACTTATGGAGGAAGTGGAAGATTAAGTAGTACCATACTTTGTAATTTTATGTTCCCTTGGGATACAGATCCAAACAATCCTGGAAATAATTGGACAATGACCGCCCAAGCAGATGGTCGATTCATACACTCTTCAGGTATTTTCACCTTAAAACCCGGTGCAGTTAATATTGTTACCGTTGGTGCAGTATGGGCTCAAGCTAGTTCAGGAGGTCCAATTGCTTCTGTTAATTTAATGAAAGCTGCTGATGATAAGGCACAACGTTTATTTGATAACTGCTTCGAAGTGTTGAATGGTCCTGATGCACCAGATTTGACATTCCGTGAATTGGATAAAGAAATAATCATTTTCTTATCGAATAAGAAAAATTCTAATAACTATCAAGATAAATACATTGAACTAGATCCGGGTATTGCTAGCCCTCCTGGACAAGTACCACCCTACGATCCTTACTATCGTTTTCAAGGTTATCAAATCTTTCAAATGCGCAATGGTGATGCATCGGTTGCAGATATTTACAATCCTGATTTGGCGCGTTTGGTAGCTCAATCTGATATTAAAGATGGGGTTTCTCAACTTGTTAATTTTAAGTATGAACCTTCTATTAATGCCAACATTCCTCAGGTAGAAGTAATAGGAGAAGACAAAGGAATAGCAAAGTCATTCAGGATTAAGGAGGATGCATTTGCCACAGGAGACAAACGATTAATCAATCATAAAAAGTACTATTATTTAGCACTTGCGTATGGTTATAACAATTATAAGACTTATGATCAGCAGGATCCATTAACTTTCGATGGTCAAAAATCTCCATACAAGGCAGGAAGAAATAATGTTGGAAAAGGAGGGAAGCCATATACTGTTATTCCGCACATTATAGCTCCAGAAAATAATGGAACTATTGCGAATTCAGAATATGGAATGCAACCGCAAATTACACGAATCGAAGGACAGGGTAATGGAGGATTTGCGCTTGAAATGACTGATGAATCGGAAAATGCAATTTTAACAGATCCTAATTTTAAGCATGTAACCTACAAGGCAGGTGCAGGACCTGTAAATATTAAAGTTGTTGATCCTTTAGCAATTAAGCCGGCAAATTATGTTCTTAAATTAATAACTCCTGGTTTTACTCCAACTTCTATCAATAAGGCAGGTTGGACTATAACAAATACCAATACAGGTGAAACTTTAACTTCAGAAAATACAATTGACGTTGGTGCTGAGCAATTAACGAATTGGGGTTTTTCAGTTAACTTAACCCAAAGTTTCGATCCTGGTACTGCTGAGTCAGTTAATAATGGTTTCATCAGCGGTACTATGGAATTTGCTGATCCTGGTAAAAGATGGCTAACTGGTTTACCAGATGCAGATTTCCCATTCCCTGTAAATTGGATACGCGCAGGAACAGTATCGAATACACCAGCTGATGTATTGAATGATGATTACGATAATATTGACATTGGTTCGGTTTATGAAAGTGTTATTCCTGCTAATATTGGATATGGTGCAGGAGGTACTTGGGCACCCTATCGTTTATGTGCTACCACTACTGTAGCTACAGTACCAGGCTCACCATCACCTGGAGTTTTCGGCGGACCAGCATATGCAGATGCAACTATTATGAACAATACTTCTAACTTTTCAAATTTAGCAAGTGTTGATGTTGTAATAACTAATGATAGAAGTAAGTGGACAAGATGTGTGGTTTTTGAAACAAACGATGATACAGTTCAATCACCGACCTTATATGGTACAAAGAAGTTTGATTTGCGAAATGCTGCATCTGTAGATAAAGATGGATTCCCTGATAACTCTGGCACCAGGGGTATGAGTTGGTTTCCAGGTTATGCAATTAACATTGAAACAGGTGAACGGTTAAATATGGCTTTTGGTGAGGATTCACACTTTGATGGAGTAAGTTCATTGACCAATGAAAATGGTGCGGATATGAAATGGAATCCAACATCGAATGTTGATTTTAATAACATATTTAATACTACACCTAATCCGGCATTGGGAGGTAAGCATTATATTTATGTGTTTAATAATAACATGATCAATGACAAGAATCTTGCAGTAGATACGAATGATGTACCTGCCTATGATTCATGTAGATTTGTTTACAATAAAATGAAGCTAGGAAACTTTCATCCAAACAACCTAGTTAAGCGTTTGGTATTTAAAGATATTATTTGGACTAGTATTCCTTTATTAGCGCAAAACCAGCAATTATTAGCTTGTGATGTTCGTATCAAATTAAGAGTAACAAAACCTTACGAGAATAATTATGCTGCAAGTGGATACAAAATTGATAAATCAATCAACAATTTAGGTCCTCAAGCAAATCCAGCTAGTAATAACAATTATCCGATGTATAGTTTCGATACCTACAATTTTGCACCGAAAACATACGATAAGGAAACAGCAGAGAATGCATTGCAATTGATAAATGTAGTGCCTAATCCATACTATGCTTATTCAGCTTATGAGCAAAATCAAGTTGACAATCAAATTAAGATAACCAACTTGCCTCAAAAATGCAACATTCGTATTTATACAATGAATGGTACCTTGATTAGAGAATTCAAGAAAGATGAAGCACTTACTTCACTGAATTGGGATTTAAAAAATCAAGTAGGTATACCTGTTTCAAGTGGTGCGTATTTGATTCATATTGATGTACCAAATGTGGGAGAAAAAGTGTTGAGATGGTTTGGTGCAATGCGACCTTTGGATTTGGATACTTATTAA
- a CDS encoding PorV/PorQ family protein has product MRKNIKNICCSLMVMVLAVSTTEIQAGNPDRKGQAGASELLINPWARSSGFANANSACSKGLESSYMNIAGTAFTKKTEILFTNTNWLKGSDVKINALGITQKVGESGVLGLNLVAMSLGDIAITTTDQPEGKIGNFSPRFMNLGLSYAKEFSHSIYGGINVKLVSESVADLKATGVAFDAGIQYVTGKRDNMHFGISLKNVGAPLKFSGDGFAVRATLASNTSSTLTVEQRSAKFEMPSLINIGGAYDLYTSATDTVHKITIAYTFVSNSFTSNQHCLGLEYGFRKMFMLRGGYVFEKDLFNDELKTTLLTGPTAGATVEVPLGKNGTTFAVDYSYRASNPFQGSHSIGFRLNL; this is encoded by the coding sequence ATGAGAAAGAACATTAAAAATATTTGTTGCTCATTGATGGTAATGGTTTTGGCCGTTTCGACAACAGAAATTCAGGCTGGAAATCCTGACAGAAAAGGTCAGGCGGGAGCATCAGAACTATTGATAAATCCATGGGCTAGAAGTTCGGGATTTGCAAATGCAAATTCTGCTTGTTCTAAAGGCCTAGAATCATCCTATATGAATATCGCAGGTACTGCGTTTACTAAAAAAACAGAAATTCTATTTACCAACACAAATTGGCTAAAAGGATCTGATGTTAAAATAAATGCGCTTGGAATAACACAAAAAGTGGGTGAATCAGGAGTTTTAGGGTTGAATTTAGTGGCAATGAGTTTAGGTGATATTGCAATAACTACTACCGATCAACCTGAAGGAAAGATTGGTAATTTTTCCCCACGATTTATGAATTTGGGTTTGTCCTATGCAAAAGAATTTTCTCATAGTATTTATGGAGGTATTAACGTGAAATTGGTTTCTGAATCAGTAGCAGATTTAAAAGCAACAGGAGTTGCTTTTGATGCCGGAATTCAGTATGTCACCGGAAAGCGTGATAACATGCATTTTGGAATTTCATTGAAGAATGTTGGTGCACCGCTTAAATTTTCAGGAGATGGTTTTGCTGTAAGAGCTACCCTGGCTTCTAATACATCTTCTACATTAACTGTTGAACAACGTTCAGCCAAGTTTGAAATGCCTTCATTAATTAACATTGGAGGTGCTTATGACTTATACACTTCAGCTACTGATACCGTTCATAAAATTACTATTGCTTATACCTTTGTGTCTAATTCATTTACTTCAAATCAACATTGCTTAGGATTGGAGTACGGATTTAGAAAAATGTTTATGCTTCGTGGCGGATATGTATTTGAAAAAGATTTGTTTAATGACGAGTTGAAAACAACCTTGTTAACTGGTCCTACTGCAGGTGCAACAGTTGAAGTACCTTTAGGTAAAAATGGGACTACTTTCGCAGTTGATTACTCTTACCGTGCATCCAATCCATTTCAAGGTTCACATAGTATAGGGTTTCGATTAAACCTGTAA
- the greA gene encoding transcription elongation factor GreA codes for MAQTSYFTEEGLKKLKDELHQLITQERPFISNQIAEARDKGDLSENAEYDAAKDAQGLLELKISKLEEIVANARIIDESKLDASKVLILSKVKLKNKSNNALMTYTLVPENEADLKSGKISVDSPIGKGLLGKKNGETAEITVPSGAVMKFEIVEISR; via the coding sequence ATGGCACAAACAAGTTATTTTACGGAGGAAGGATTAAAGAAATTGAAGGATGAACTTCATCAACTTATAACTCAGGAACGCCCTTTTATTTCTAATCAAATTGCTGAAGCCAGAGATAAAGGTGATTTATCAGAAAATGCTGAATACGATGCTGCAAAAGATGCTCAAGGCTTATTGGAGCTAAAAATTTCGAAATTGGAAGAGATTGTTGCGAACGCCAGAATAATTGATGAATCAAAATTAGATGCATCAAAAGTTCTTATACTTTCAAAAGTTAAACTCAAAAACAAATCGAATAATGCACTTATGACTTATACACTAGTGCCGGAGAATGAAGCAGATTTAAAATCAGGAAAAATTTCAGTTGATTCACCAATTGGTAAAGGTTTATTGGGTAAAAAAAATGGTGAAACTGCTGAAATAACTGTACCGTCAGGGGCGGTAATGAAATTCGAAATTGTAGAAATATCGAGATAA
- a CDS encoding HIT family protein, with protein sequence MAGIFSKIVAREIPAHIVAEDSNFLAFLDVAPLAKGHVLVIPKKEVDYIFDLDAELYTGIFLFAQKVAKAIETVIPCRKIGIAVIGLEVPHAHVHLVPINGVGDINFTKQKLQPTANELSEIAAKIKLAYQS encoded by the coding sequence ATGGCTGGCATTTTTTCTAAAATAGTAGCTCGTGAAATTCCAGCACACATTGTTGCGGAAGACTCGAATTTTTTAGCTTTTCTCGATGTAGCTCCTTTAGCAAAAGGTCATGTTTTAGTAATTCCTAAAAAGGAAGTAGATTATATTTTTGATCTTGATGCGGAATTATACACCGGAATATTTTTGTTTGCACAAAAGGTTGCTAAGGCAATTGAAACAGTAATTCCTTGTAGAAAGATTGGGATTGCAGTAATAGGACTTGAAGTGCCTCACGCACATGTGCATTTGGTTCCAATTAACGGGGTAGGTGATATTAATTTTACTAAACAAAAACTTCAGCCTACAGCCAATGAATTGAGTGAAATTGCAGCTAAGATTAAATTAGCGTATCAATCTTAA
- a CDS encoding TerC family protein: MIDVNELLTLNGLISLITLSFLEIILGIDNIIFISIVSSKLKKSEQGKARAWGLSLALIFRIALLFSISWIIGLKNPFLTIGSFGITGKDIILFAGGLFLIIKTILEIVEKINSTHHKDKEIASLTLKSAIVQIVFLDIIFSFDSILTAVGLVRNVLLMVMAVIIAMIAMLVFSEKVSEFINRHPTVKMLALAFLVMIGIVLVAEGLHFHVDKSFVYVALVFSLGVELLNMAYRSKAHRRTTE; encoded by the coding sequence ATGATTGACGTTAACGAACTCCTTACCTTGAATGGCTTAATAAGCCTGATTACATTAAGCTTTCTAGAAATCATTTTAGGTATTGATAATATAATCTTCATATCTATAGTTTCATCTAAACTAAAAAAATCGGAACAAGGTAAAGCACGTGCCTGGGGTTTATCGCTTGCATTAATTTTCAGGATTGCTTTACTTTTTAGTATTTCTTGGATTATTGGTTTAAAAAATCCATTTCTAACTATCGGCTCATTTGGAATTACCGGGAAAGACATCATATTATTTGCCGGTGGATTATTTTTAATAATCAAGACCATCCTTGAAATTGTCGAAAAAATCAATTCTACTCATCACAAGGATAAAGAAATTGCATCCTTAACCCTAAAAAGTGCAATAGTTCAAATTGTATTTTTAGATATCATATTTTCATTCGACAGTATTTTAACTGCTGTAGGACTCGTGCGCAATGTGTTATTAATGGTAATGGCCGTAATTATTGCTATGATTGCAATGTTGGTATTTTCTGAAAAGGTGAGTGAGTTTATTAATCGTCATCCAACAGTAAAAATGCTTGCCTTAGCTTTTTTAGTAATGATTGGGATAGTATTAGTAGCCGAAGGATTGCATTTTCATGTTGATAAATCCTTTGTATATGTGGCCTTGGTGTTTTCGTTAGGGGTTGAATTATTGAACATGGCCTACAGAAGTAAGGCACATCGTAGAACTACCGAATAA